gtcggtaaaaaatcaGCATATTGAAAGGTAACACTTTCTCCTAAAGGATTATCACTATCCTCATTTGCATTATGGACTTCAATAGCAATTGGTTCATTTTTTATCCTAACCGAAGTTACAGTTTCCACTTCTCTTAATATTTCTAGCACCCGCGACCTAAAATGCAATTTTTGGCTATTGTTAAATTTTCTAATCATTGGCGCTAAAGAATTAAAAAAGTTCTGATCATCTTCGGCAAGAAGTAAATACGACTTCGATTCAAATTTGGCACTCAAAATGTTCAAAAGTTTCGTTTCAAATTCCGACATGTTATTAtcactttttctttttctacCTCTAGGAGCTGGGGATCcatttccttttgctcttttctTTTGTGGTTGTACTAAAGGATATTCTCTATCAGAATTAGATGGTCCTGGTCCACAGTATACAACGGTACTATCAGTATTATCAACAACATTGGTACTGACTTCAGAATCATCAGGATTCGTTTCGTCTTCATTCATGTCCATATTAAAATCTATATCTTCAGTATCATCGTCATCATTTGAAAGTGTTGTAGTATCTTCTTCATCAAGTTGTGTCTCTTCTTCGGGGACATAATTGCCGAAAACgccatttcttttattttcttcttcataGTCTTTGACTTTTTGGAGAAATGTTAGTATGTCATAGTGTACGTAGTTCGATTTGCCTCTGTACGTGAATTTTTTTCCGTTGTCATTTATGCACTTCATGAATGCATCTCTGGCTGTCTTCCATCTTGCTTGCACGGCCTTCgctgtaaaagaaaaaaaaaaacattttta
This genomic window from Helicoverpa zea isolate HzStark_Cry1AcR chromosome 24, ilHelZeax1.1, whole genome shotgun sequence contains:
- the LOC124642464 gene encoding uncharacterized protein LOC124642464, whose amino-acid sequence is MVYRSFHTDDVIKLVKVRECLWNPRNAQYGDKFAKQHAWYEICMAVIPKFNKRPFEEQTLIAKAVQARWKTARDAFMKCINDNGKKFTYRGKSNYVHYDILTFLQKVKDYEEENKRNGVFGNYVPEEETQLDEEDTTTLSNDDDDTEDIDFNMDMNEDETNPDDSEVSTNVVDNTDSTVVYCGPGPSNSDREYPLVQPQKKRAKGNGSPAPRGRKRKSDNNMSEFETKLLNILSAKFESKSYLLLAEDDQNFFNSLAPMIRKFNNSQKLHFRSRVLEILREVETVTSVRIKNEPIAIEVHNANEDSDNPLGESVTFQYADFLPTSNKEEGS